ATAGTCATCATTTCATCATAGTTCAAAGACAAGATTCATCCTAGTTCAAAGACAGGAATCATCACAGTTCAAAGACACAAATAAAAAGAAAAAATACAAATGTCATGATTAACGAGCAGTACAAACATTCGGAGCTTACGGGCAAGATCATCGGTTGTGCGATAGAGGTTCATAAGCATTTGGGCAATGGATTTCAGGAAGTTGTCTATCAGCGTGCGCTGGCGATCGAGATGCGGATGCAGGGGCTGGAGTTTGAGCGTGAAAAGGAAATGGCCTTACGCTATAAAGGACATTCCATTGGCACCCGCCGTGTGGATTTCTTTGTGGAGGGACTGATTATGGTGGAATTGAAAGCGATCATTCAGCTGGAAGATGTGCACCTGGCTCAGGCCATCAATTATCTGGAAGCCTACGGCATGGAAGTCGGCCTGCTGATTAATTTCGGAAGTAGAAGGCTGGATTTTAAGAGGGTGATGAAGCCGGGGTCTTGAACTATGATTATTCTGAAGGCTATGATGGACTATGATGGTGTGTTTTTCAATGATATTGAAATTTATCATAGTTTTCATAGTCATCATTTTATCACAGTTCAAAGACAAGTATCATCACAGTTCAAAGACACAGACAAAAAGAAAATATATAATTTTACAAGCATGATCAATCCTATCGAACGCATCACCCAAAACCGCATTATTAAACTTTTCACGGAAGAGTTGGGTTATACCTTTTACGGCAACTGGGAAAAGCGCGGGCACAACTCCAATGTGGAGGGCGAAATCCTGAAGCGCAATCTGCTGAAGAGAGGCTATTCTGAAACGCTGACGGATAAGGCGGTGAAGGAAGTCTATGACATGGCGACCACCAA
This DNA window, taken from Chryseobacterium sp. 6424, encodes the following:
- a CDS encoding GxxExxY protein, which encodes MINEQYKHSELTGKIIGCAIEVHKHLGNGFQEVVYQRALAIEMRMQGLEFEREKEMALRYKGHSIGTRRVDFFVEGLIMVELKAIIQLEDVHLAQAINYLEAYGMEVGLLINFGSRRLDFKRVMKPGS